GCTCAGGATACTGAATTTTGtgcagcttttccagcctgTACCAGTGAGACCAAAATGTACTGGAAGTTCTAGACACCACATTTGTGTTATTTCACCCACAGTTAGGCTACAGAGATGAGAAATgataaagaaattttatttctacttgGTTTTGTTGCTTAGTGAGTTTCTTTTACCCAGCACTGTCaacaggagaggagcaggagatgctcctggggtcctgctgctctgcattccTTGGACAGATCTGAGTGTTATTCCAGTTTTTGGGATCATGGGACTCAGTGGCTGTAGACttagaaaattatatatatattttttcttttttacagctTTGTAAGCATGTTTGGCTGAACCCCGGGGTTTCTTACACAACAATCccatatatatagatatatatatacatatatatactatataatCTTTCCCAGGGACAGTTAAAAAgtcactattttatttttagttgtgTAAAAACTGCATAACTTTCTTGTATCATCGTGACCAGAGAGTGCAGCATTTTCATTCCAGGCTGCAGGTGACCAACCTGACCAACAAATGACAAAGTGAGAACTTCATGCTAAATTCAGTGTAAGCATTAAGCACCTTTCTCTCCATGAGAAGCATCTCAAGGATACAAGAAATGGTGTTTTATTGTTCCTAGAAAAATTCTAATTTATTGGTTtaggtttggggagggggtgacTTAATAATCTTCGTGATGACCCAGAATGAAAATATCTTAACCAAGACTTACACTCGATTTCATGACACACTTGGTCAGCAGCCCAAAGATGGACTTGATGTGAAAACAGACAATTTATTGGAGCTTTTAAACTCCTAAAATGCCTGTTATGAAATGGCTAAGAAATATTCCAGAGTAACCAGGACTAAATCAAATAcgcagaagaaatatttcaaagaataTGGAATAACTTTGCTCAAATTTCATAGATGTTTCCCTTTCCATTAAACATTTTGACAACAAACAGGTATCAGTGCCTGCTGTTCCAGGATAAAAAGTGGCTGGAAttggtctgtgtgtgtttggggatgaagaggagggaaaaaataaattgtttcatTCCAGGCCTGAAATCTTAACTGCCAACTGCAAAGGTCAGACTATTAAGTGTTTCTTAATAGTGGGGGTGTTTTTAGAAGCAAAGGGATTTCTGGATCAATACTTAATTTAATTAGAGATCATCAATCTAACAGTAGTGAGGACCAGATGCTTCAGAATGAGATCTGAAGTGGCTCTAAATGGGCAAATGGAACAATCTAACCATAGGAAGAATTTACAGGCAGATTAATTGTTGATTTGCCAGGCAAataagggcttttttttcctggatttctaTGTTGTTATTCTCAGTAGTATAACTAGATATCTGTAGtcatttttaaagtatcttATTAAGCTTGGAGATTTAGCTCAAGGCTGCGATTCCCACAGGTCAATgatgtttttctggtttttaaaagTTGCCATTTTTACATTTGTTGCCTTAATTTTGGTTGttgtttccttatttttgtATTGCAAGACAAGATAAATGTTAAGTGCCTTCTGTTTTCCACGTCCTTCATTTTACACTCACgtgttttccactttttttttttttctctaaatgaaagcatttgttttctttttgtctcctTCCATTGCCTCTGATTGTCTTCTTCATATTTCTGTGAGGATCACATGCCCCTCATCAGCACAaggaaaatttcctttcctttcaagGAGGAAAGTAAAGACCACATAGGGATGTTCccactgaatttatttatttatttatttccttgtaTTTCTTTCATCTTTATGTCTCTTAGGGACAAGGGTTACTGCTGGACTTGATCTTGAAGGCCTTTCCCAAGAattttgtgattatttttgcTTGATTTGTGTTTACTTTGTGTTCACAAAACCACAGTCAAGAGTGAAGACAATGATCATCATCTTCTAATTAACATCTCACCTCTTAACTATCCTTATTTTCTGACAATATCTTCCCATCCTTTCAAAGGTTGaaatactgaattaaaaaattcCCTCTCCCCCTTTTCAGGTGTTTCTTACAAAATTCTCTCTGCCCCAAAAAGCTTAGGACTTGTGTGATGATTGATTAATCCTTTCACAtaatttccctgcttttttttttttttgccattaaatTACTTAAACATCCGTATTTACTATCCAAAAAATGTTACTTGTCCAATGTTCCATCCtccaggattttgggatccATCTCAAGTGTTCAATAATAacataaggggaaaaaaaaccaaaaaccactgTTGGATATAAAATTATGGGATATACATTTCCTCCCTGAAGCATCTGGTCACCGTCAGAGTTATCCCATTAAAAAGCCATGCCAATGTTTACCTTTCTTATAATTACTGTTGGTTGGAGGCAACAAGtacaaaaatgaaatagaacaacaacaaaaaaaatctccaattCTGCCCAAAAGATTGGGTTTTGAAGAAAAGGATGTTCTAATCCTCCAGCCCTTGCCTGCAGAATTTTTCCATTAGGTACAAATTCGTGCCAACGCTGTCTGTTGAGTGACGGGTATGAGTTGATAAGCTACTAAGAAAAGCTTAGAATAGCATTtagttaaatattttctatacTGTTTAACTTAAAACCTTTCTACATTGGAGGCATAACCTTTCATCCTATTTAACTCATGAAATGAAAAGAGGAGGCTTACTCGGTGCATCAAGAATTTTGAACAGAACAAGAGATTTTGTAAGGAAAATTGGGAGGAGTGGCTGGAAAGAGCCTTCCCTATCTTGGCTTAACTGTTGGAATAAATTAAACACTATTGAAGATCTCACCCGATGCTTGACTGTGGAAATGGGAACTGTTCTTTGCCAGGTTCTTGCAGCCTGCTCTGAGGAGGTGACTGTACCCATGACTGCAGAGCTTCCTTCTCAAAATTATTCCATGATCTCGAGGAATAAGACTGAAAGAAGCTAATCTAACAGGCACGAATTTCAAAGTGTCTCGTCTTCTACCAGGCATCCTGAATCCATTTTCCacccagaaaggaaaacaggacaATTGTATTGACAATTGTGTATTGCACTCCTACGTGCAGCGTTTTGCTTTGGGATTATCCTCATTGTTTGAATACATAAATCCCGTTATAAAAATGCTGCGATATCGAGTTAATATCATTAATCCTACACCGCGGAACTCCGGATCTCTGCCTTTCACCGTTCAGGTGGCGCCTTCCGTCCACAAACGCACACAAAGGTAGCAACAACAAAGCCTTGTGTGAGCAGGGCAGCGGCCTCGGGGCAGCATGTGGGTGTGGGAAGCGgcgagcggcggcggccgcggggcgcTCGGGCCGAGGCAGGCGCTGGGCTGCGGCTGCAGTCGGTGCGTTGCCCCTTTAATTGTGTCCCCAGCCCTCGGGCGTCTCTGTCCAACGCCCACGTCAGCAAATACCTTTTGTTTCTCTCCCGTTCGGGCTCGCGGGGCTCGGGGGCTGCGGGAGCAGCGGCGCGTCGCCTCCAGGCACGGCGAGCCCCGAGGCGGGGCCGGGGACCCCGCAGCCACCGCCCGCTCCTCCCGGCTCGGCGGCAGCCGCCCGCAGCACCCCGCCGGTGAGTGGCCGCTCTGCTCTGCGCTGATGGGAAGGACCGGGCGGGCGTCGGGGCTGGTGGCGGCTGCGAGCGGGCGGCGGCGAGGAGGGCGCGGGGCTCCGCAGTGGCCGCGAGTGCCTCGGGCCTCCCGGAGCCGCTCGGAGCCGCTCGGTGCCGCGTCCCCGGCGGGCGCCATTTGCAGCCCCGGGCGCGGACACAAAGGGGctgcgcggggcgggcggcggcgctgCCGGCGGAGGGGgctgcgggcggcggggcgggagcggcacCGGGCACGGACACGGGGGGTTCTGGCGGAGCGGCAGCCGCGGCTCCGTTCCTGCGGGCGGCACGCCCGGCTCGGGGCGGTCCGTGCGGGCGGAGGGCAGCGCGCTGCGGACCGGGGCTGGCGGGCGCTGCGGTCcccgcggcgggagcggcgccggGACCGGGCGGCTCCGCGCTGGAGGAGCGGCTCTGGCGCCGTCGGGTGTCCCGGGCTGCCGGGGAGAGAGCGGCCAATTCGGCCGGGCCGGTGAGTGACGGCGGCCGCGGCCAATGCCGGGGGGCCCGGCCCGGGAGGGCGGCGGTCCCGGGGCGCTGCCTCCGCATTCGAGCGGCCCCGATGCACCGGGGCGGAGGCTTCGCCCATCGCGGACCCGCTGCTCTGCCCACGGCGGGAGGGCCAAATTCTCTCAGAGAGTCTGAGAACCATCGTGGCTTGGTCGATGtgattttcattcttttgtgATACGGAGTAATCCCGCTGGGACATCTTTTCACCTCTTTCGGAGTTAAGTTTCTTCTCTCTTGTTATGCGGAGTAGCAGCCGCAGGGAGATGGGAGATACTTTGGGAATGTGACAGCGCTTTTTAAAACGAGAGCTCATCTCTTTAAATTGCATCATTGATTTAGATTGTAATgatgatgtttttttccttttacagcaAGCCTTCCTCTTACTCCCTGTCTGGGATGGAGATTTCTTCCCACCAGTCTCacctcctggagcagctgaatGAGCAGCGGAAGCAGGACTTGTTCTGTGACTGCAACATCCTGGTGGAGGGCAAGGTCTTCAAAGCCCATCGCAATGTGTTGTTTGCCAGCAGTGGCTACTTCAAAATGCTCCTTTCGCAGAGCTCGAAGGAGACGAGTCAGCCAACGATAGCCACGTTCGAGGTGTTCTCTCCAGAGACGTTCATGGTTATCCTGGACTTTGTGTATTCAGGGATATTGTCTTTAACGGGTCAGAATGTCATCGAAGTCATGTCAGCTGCCAGCTATCTGCAGATGACAGATATCCTCAATGTCTGCAAGACCTTTATTAAGTCCTCATTGGATattaatgaaaaggaaaaggatcATTACCTCAGCCTCTCGGCCAAAAGTGCAAGCACTGAACCCACCCCCGCCCGCCCAGCTCTTTACCGCTccagaaggaaagcaaagagcaaCCCCCGGCGTTCCTACTCGATCCCGGATGAAAAACCCAACGGGAACGAAAACTGGAGCAGTTACAGCAGCTACCTGTCCTCACAGGTGATCTTACAGCGGGCAGAGACCCAGCTGTCCAAAAGAGGCAGGAAACAGAGCTCCACGAGGAAGCGCCGCAAGCACCTGGGGCTGTCGCAGGGCCGGGAGCCGGGAGGGTGCAAATCGGACAGGGCGGAGCGAGCCGGAGCCTCGGATGCCGCTCACATCTCCCGCGAGGGAGAGGAGGCCGAGTTTGATGCCGAGAACGACGTGGATCGGGATGATTTTGGCTATCATCCCGGAGCAGATGGACCCAAGAGGTGGTCGGTTACTCAGCTAgaacaagaactttccagaactccCGAGTTTATGGAGTTAAAGGCAGAAGAACTGTACACCTCAATGCCCACAATTTTAGGGGTAATGAGTAGCTGGAATGAAGGTAAACAATAGATACCACTCGGGAAAGTTTGGTTTCATTTAGGAGAATTCAGGTGATTATTTGGAAAGAATTAGTATGGCTGCTTGGAAACCATAAAAGTGCCTAGAATTATAGGGGATTTAATCTACTCCATTTTAGTGCTAACACTAAAATTTTGAAGCCAGTATGGGGCATGGGAATTGGAATGGGACTGACCCAGGTATTCTGTAAATTCAACCAAAGCATTCCAGATTATCTGGGCCCAAGTGGAGTTTGATGAAGCCTCAAGGGCTGTAACTGGGGACCTGAAGGATTGAGTTTCTCCAATACCTGACAATAACAGAGGTGTTCAACCCCAACCCAGTCCAAGTGGACATGAGAGGTCCTGGCATTGATGGGATGTTGCATTTTGGGATCTAACCAGCCCAAACTTCTGACATCAGCTGCAAAGCTAACAGGTTTATTCCCATGTGCATTCCTTTGGAAATGAATATATCTGTAGATCATAATTGCATATCctaaaaaatatatctttttataTCACACAGTGATTATAATTGTCAAAGCTATGAACCATTAGCTGGTGGAAGAGTCAGACAGGATGGCTCTATATAAATACCTGCATATTTATGATCACCTTTATATCTAAAAAACGTTGTCAGTAAGAAAACATTGTCAAGTGGTCAATTAAcatgttaaataaataaaaatgcaagctGGGGGAGATTATATTAATAAATCTATATCCCTCAAAGCCTGTATTTTATGTATCATTATATACTTATAGATAATATAATACATACTTATATAAGCAtccaaatatcccaaatattGGGGATTGTTCCTATTTAAAGAAAACTCGAGCTGTCACATATTTTAAGCTGAAAATTGatgaaagagcagcaagaaagctctgctgtgtcctgtccctgtgtcttggggtgactttatgatgcttatATCCCCAATTATCTGTTCTGTTTATGCTGGATATTAAGTTCTGCACCTTTAAGACTGATTCTGAGAGCAAAGTGGGGGAGAGAAGACACGTGCAGTTTGTTTCCAGAATTCAGCATGTCTCTTGGGGTGGAGGCCTTCATGTGTCTCTGGTCTctaggttttttggggggttttaatACCTTTCTGGTCCCTAAGCTTATTTTCTAATCCATGCCCCTGTACTGTAAAAATTCCATGTTAAGGACAATACTGAAGCTATCTCCAGATAAGAAAATAAGCCTAGGGATCAGACAGGTATTAAAACCTCCCGAGAGACAAATTCCTcatcccctgctcctcctctaACCAACTGGGTACAATTACTAATAAATCCCCCAAACACCCTGCCAGGTGACCTGCCCCGGATGCGTTTCAAGTGC
Above is a genomic segment from Cinclus cinclus chromosome 26, bCinCin1.1, whole genome shotgun sequence containing:
- the LOC134053860 gene encoding zinc finger and BTB domain-containing protein 8A-like, coding for MEISSHQSHLLEQLNEQRKQDLFCDCNILVEGKVFKAHRNVLFASSGYFKMLLSQSSKETSQPTIATFEVFSPETFMVILDFVYSGILSLTGQNVIEVMSAASYLQMTDILNVCKTFIKSSLDINEKEKDHYLSLSAKSASTEPTPARPALYRSRRKAKSNPRRSYSIPDEKPNGNENWSSYSSYLSSQVILQRAETQLSKRGRKQSSTRKRRKHLGLSQGREPGGCKSDRAERAGASDAAHISREGEEAEFDAENDVDRDDFGYHPGADGPKRSLPGDLPRMRFKCPFCTHTVKRRADLKRHLRCHTGERPYPCEACGKRFTRLEHLRNHFQTIHQAGKLICRKCKHQVTELTGCVVQQGTRRYRLCHKCLAGANFDSIAEDFNAPEHSPVSSTGNKRPKWALEEEQKSDEETVEEEPYNLVVRHNNDDVPDEVKEKVKPNLR